The proteins below come from a single Leopardus geoffroyi isolate Oge1 chromosome D3, O.geoffroyi_Oge1_pat1.0, whole genome shotgun sequence genomic window:
- the SIGLEC15 gene encoding sialic acid-binding Ig-like lectin 15, which produces MEWSLRLLACLVGILPIGSFVRTKRDTTGNLLNTEVHSAPAQRWSMHVPAEVSAAAGEAAVLPCTFTHPHRHYDGPLTAIWRAGEAYAGPQVFRCAAARGSELCQTALSLHGRFRLLGNPRRNDLSLRVERLALADNGRYFCRVEFAGDVHDRYESRRGIRLRVTAAPRIVNLSVLPGPTHSFRALCTAEGEPPPVLDWSGPALGNGSAAVPGPGQGQGHGHQVTAELPALVHDGRYTCTASNSLGRAEASVYLFRFHGASGASALALPLGALGLKALLLLGVLAARAVARRHPEHPVAQDTPPWPQAQESNYENLSQMSPRHPPAATCLP; this is translated from the exons GATCATTTGTGAGAACTAAAAGAGATACTACCGGGAACTTGCTCAACACAGAGGTGCACA GTGCGCCGGCGCAGCGCTGGTCCATGCATGTGCCGGCCGAGGTGAGCGCGGCGGCGGGCGAGGCGGCGGTGCTGCCCTGCACCTTCACGCACCCGCACCGCCACTACGACGGGCCGCTCACGGCCATCTGGCGCGCGGGCGAGGCGTACGCGGGCCCGCAGGTGTTCCGGTGCGCGGCGGCGCGGGGCAGCGAGCTCTGCCAGACGGCGCTGAGCCTGCACGGCCGCTTCCGGCTGCTGGGCAACCCGCGCCGCAACGACCTGTCGCTGCGCGTCGAGCGCCTCGCCCTGGCCGACAACGGCCGCTACTTCTGCCGCGTCGAGTTCGCCGGCGACGTCCACGACCGCTACGAGAGCCGCCGCGGCATCCGGCTCCGCGTGACCG CCGCCCCGCGGATCGTCAACCTCTCGGTGCTGCCAGGCCCGACGCACTCCTTCCGCGCGCTCTGCACGGCCGAGGGGGAGCCGCCGCCCGTCCTAGATTGGTCCGGCCCGGCCCTGGGCAACGGCTCGGCCGCCGTGCCGGGCCCGGGTCAGGGACAGGGTCACGGCCACCAGGTGACCGCCGAGCTGCCCGCGCTGGTCCACGACGGCCGCTACACGTGCACAGCGTCCAACAGCCTGGGCCGCGCGGAGGCCAGCGTCTACTTGTTCCGATTCCACGGCGCCTCCGGGGCCTCGGCGCTTGCCCTCCCGCTTGGGGCGCTCGGCCTCAAGGCGCTGCTGCTGCTTGGCGTTTTGGCCGCCCGCGCCGTCGCCCGCCGCCACCCAG AGCACCCAGTTGCCCAGGACACCCCACCATG gccccaggctcaggagTCCAACTATGAGAATTTGAGCCAGATGAGCCCTCGGCACCCACCAGCAGCCACATGTTTACCGTGA